A DNA window from Pirellulales bacterium contains the following coding sequences:
- a CDS encoding tetratricopeptide repeat protein yields the protein MRLAVGRFALVLSAVAVGWGFAEPVRAQELFRNPEAETAYKQAVELLDAEKYVEALNEVNKALQIDPTYDVAYVVKGDALRGIKEHGAAALAYTKAIELDANSAAAYNGRGEAYLELEPVQVELALNDFRNALDLNRDDPKILANLGHISVVYMQDPVSGIRLLNEAIARDESNARSFRDRGLAQAMLKEFTKAEEDLKKATEVDPEDHDNFMTLANIYQFQEDYKSAVGALTDAIRAYEPEKLTDPKTYIGAYLLRADAWLAIGKEEEDKAARKEAFEKAVADADAVLDEYEDRFPESGYALFRRGIAQRHLGQYERSIDTLTQAIQIVRPGQDAPYLAEAYLRRGINWFYIGDVDLARGDFEQAASTGDGYRDPRVYLWIGYTYFKSDDLRTAIDYYAEAIAKDPEFTLAHVNRGLAYMKLGEYRKALGSFNNAIRSEPSVGEHYYRSGQANMAMEKYQQAADMFSLAVLKDEKNPKYRKAAAEALRLAGKESLGDRWQREAEQLPTE from the coding sequence ATGAGACTTGCAGTGGGACGATTCGCATTGGTGCTGTCGGCGGTCGCGGTCGGCTGGGGATTTGCCGAGCCGGTTCGCGCCCAGGAGCTCTTCCGCAACCCGGAAGCCGAGACGGCGTACAAGCAGGCCGTCGAACTCCTCGATGCCGAGAAGTACGTCGAGGCGCTCAACGAAGTGAACAAAGCGCTGCAGATCGACCCGACTTACGACGTCGCCTACGTCGTCAAAGGGGACGCTTTGAGGGGGATCAAGGAGCATGGCGCCGCGGCGCTGGCCTACACCAAGGCGATCGAACTCGACGCCAACTCGGCCGCCGCTTACAACGGCCGCGGCGAGGCCTACCTCGAACTCGAACCGGTCCAGGTCGAGCTTGCGCTGAACGATTTCCGCAATGCGCTCGACCTGAACCGCGACGATCCCAAGATTCTTGCCAACCTTGGGCACATCTCGGTGGTTTACATGCAGGACCCGGTCTCCGGGATCCGGCTGCTCAACGAGGCGATCGCCCGCGACGAGTCGAACGCCCGCTCGTTCCGCGATCGGGGGCTCGCCCAGGCGATGCTCAAGGAGTTCACGAAGGCCGAGGAGGATCTCAAGAAAGCGACCGAGGTCGATCCCGAGGATCATGACAACTTCATGACCCTGGCGAACATTTATCAATTCCAGGAAGACTACAAGAGCGCCGTCGGGGCGCTGACCGACGCGATCCGGGCCTACGAGCCCGAGAAGCTGACCGACCCCAAGACGTACATCGGCGCTTACCTGCTGCGGGCCGATGCGTGGTTGGCGATCGGCAAGGAAGAGGAGGACAAGGCCGCCCGCAAGGAGGCGTTCGAGAAGGCCGTCGCCGACGCCGACGCGGTGCTCGACGAGTACGAGGATCGCTTTCCGGAGTCGGGATACGCGCTGTTTCGTCGGGGGATCGCTCAGCGGCATTTGGGCCAGTACGAGCGTTCCATCGACACGCTGACGCAGGCCATTCAGATCGTCCGGCCCGGGCAAGATGCGCCCTACTTGGCCGAGGCGTACCTGCGACGGGGGATCAACTGGTTCTACATCGGCGACGTCGATTTGGCTCGGGGCGACTTTGAGCAAGCCGCCAGCACGGGCGACGGTTATCGCGACCCGCGGGTGTACCTGTGGATCGGCTACACGTACTTCAAGAGCGACGACCTGCGGACCGCCATCGATTACTACGCCGAGGCAATCGCCAAAGATCCCGAATTTACGCTGGCCCACGTCAACCGCGGGTTGGCCTACATGAAGCTCGGCGAGTATCGCAAGGCGCTCGGGAGCTTCAACAACGCGATTCGTTCGGAGCCGAGCGTGGGCGAACATTACTACCGCTCGGGCCAAGCGAACATGGCGATGGAGAAGTACCAGCAAGCCGCCGACATGTTCAGCCTCGCCGTGCTCAAAGACGAAAAGAACCCCAAGTACCGCAAAGCCGCGGCCGAGGCCTTGCGCTTGGCCGGCAAGGAATCGCTGGGCGACCGCTGGCAGCGCGAGGCCGAGCAACTGCCGACCGAGTGA
- a CDS encoding DUF4982 domain-containing protein, protein MIGSPLASRLLPLPTRATLSAAAILAAVIAVPSPLAVAENSPATRPAGRRSVALTQGWRFCLGDPAGAEAAEFDDAAWQKARVPHDWAVAGPFDPAENGYAGKLPWRGVGWYRRHVKLDEPAGTRVYLDFDGVMAFPQVYVNGHLAGEWDYGYTPFRIDATPFVDLHGDNVVAVRVDTTKHQTRWYPGAGIYRKATLELRSPVHVDYHGVFVTTPQVADDRAEVQAVVALANCEATAAQVELVVTVLAPDGKQVAKQALAQEFAPGASEATVSLSVAPVRRWDVDHPELYTLEVAVLHAGELVDQVAVPFGIRTFEFTADDGFHMNGRRVQLQGVNLHHDLGPLGAAFHVRAAERQLEIMQEIGVNALRTSHNPPAAEVLDLCDRMGIVVWDEAFDKWNGTADRVDGKPSHREHAERHLGAMMKRDRNHPSVVVWSIGNEIPGDREGVTPERVAMIADLARSFDATRPVGLGCHIPQQVAQGMFDKLDLTGWNYARRYAAFRQRSPHLPIIYSESASALSTRGFYELPLPGLKTEYSARKQVDSYDLNAAPWSDLADVEFRLMEADPFVAGEFVWTGFDYIGEPTPFEQDAKSSYFGIVDLCGIPKDRYWLYRSHWRRDVETVHILPHWNWPDRVGQPVPVFVYTSGDSAELFLNGRSLGRRTKGEIAPRPMSLTQAQTVAISASAATELAALAIDDRDGTAWRTERGTATAWLQLDFGVAQQIGSVHLRFRGETKNYGYRLQVSDDATTWETVSAKAPSDAPMWGAPREGVHHLAAAGRYLRVDFTETRNDAAPEIVDVRVYPAQVDSPYYDVTRQYRLRWDDVLYEPGELKAVAYRGEEQIGVATMRTPGPPASLRLSPDRDRIKADGDDLSFVLVEALDEHGVTCPLAGDKVRVSLSGPAEVVGLGNGDPLSLEPFQGDAISLFHGKAMVVVRSRDEGPGAAELTAEATGMMPATSRITVGE, encoded by the coding sequence ATGATTGGCTCGCCCCTTGCGTCGCGACTCCTTCCCCTGCCGACCCGCGCGACGCTCTCCGCTGCAGCGATCCTGGCGGCCGTGATCGCCGTGCCAAGTCCGCTCGCCGTGGCGGAGAACTCCCCTGCAACCCGCCCGGCCGGTCGCCGGTCAGTTGCGCTGACGCAGGGCTGGCGGTTTTGCCTAGGCGACCCTGCCGGCGCTGAAGCCGCCGAGTTTGACGACGCCGCGTGGCAAAAAGCGCGCGTCCCCCACGACTGGGCCGTCGCCGGGCCGTTCGATCCCGCTGAGAACGGCTACGCCGGCAAGTTGCCTTGGCGCGGCGTCGGCTGGTACCGCCGGCACGTCAAGCTCGACGAACCCGCCGGGACGCGCGTCTATCTCGACTTCGACGGGGTGATGGCGTTCCCGCAGGTCTACGTCAACGGCCATCTGGCTGGCGAATGGGATTACGGCTACACGCCCTTCCGGATCGACGCGACGCCCTTTGTGGATTTGCATGGCGACAATGTGGTCGCGGTGCGCGTCGACACGACCAAACATCAAACCCGTTGGTACCCCGGCGCCGGGATCTATCGCAAAGCGACGCTTGAACTCCGCTCCCCGGTGCACGTCGACTATCACGGCGTTTTCGTGACGACGCCCCAAGTCGCCGACGATCGGGCCGAGGTGCAAGCGGTGGTCGCCCTAGCCAACTGCGAGGCGACCGCCGCGCAGGTCGAGCTCGTCGTCACAGTGCTCGCCCCGGACGGCAAGCAGGTCGCCAAGCAGGCGCTCGCCCAAGAGTTCGCCCCCGGCGCCTCGGAGGCGACGGTTTCGTTGTCCGTCGCCCCGGTGCGGCGGTGGGACGTCGACCATCCCGAGCTGTACACGCTCGAAGTCGCGGTGCTGCACGCCGGGGAGCTCGTCGACCAGGTCGCGGTCCCCTTCGGCATCCGTACGTTCGAGTTCACAGCGGACGACGGCTTCCACATGAACGGCCGCCGCGTGCAGCTCCAAGGGGTGAATCTGCACCACGATCTGGGGCCCCTCGGCGCGGCCTTCCACGTCCGGGCCGCCGAGCGGCAACTGGAAATCATGCAAGAGATCGGCGTCAACGCCCTGCGCACTAGCCACAATCCCCCCGCCGCCGAGGTGCTCGACCTGTGCGATCGGATGGGGATCGTCGTTTGGGACGAGGCGTTCGACAAATGGAACGGCACCGCCGATCGGGTCGACGGCAAACCGTCGCACCGCGAGCACGCCGAGCGGCACCTCGGGGCGATGATGAAGCGCGATCGCAATCACCCGTCGGTCGTCGTGTGGTCGATCGGCAACGAGATTCCCGGCGATCGCGAGGGGGTGACGCCCGAACGGGTCGCCATGATCGCCGACCTCGCCCGGTCGTTCGATGCAACGCGCCCCGTCGGGCTGGGGTGCCACATCCCCCAACAGGTCGCCCAGGGGATGTTCGACAAGCTCGATCTCACCGGCTGGAACTACGCCCGGCGGTACGCCGCGTTCCGCCAGCGCTCGCCTCACCTGCCAATCATCTACAGCGAGTCCGCTTCGGCGCTCAGCACCCGCGGGTTCTACGAGTTGCCGCTGCCGGGGCTCAAGACCGAGTACTCCGCCCGCAAGCAGGTCGACTCCTACGACCTCAACGCGGCTCCCTGGTCCGATCTGGCCGACGTCGAATTCCGGCTGATGGAAGCCGACCCGTTCGTCGCCGGCGAGTTCGTCTGGACCGGGTTCGACTACATCGGCGAGCCGACCCCGTTCGAGCAGGACGCCAAGAGCTCCTACTTCGGCATCGTCGACTTGTGCGGCATTCCCAAGGACAGATATTGGCTTTATCGCAGCCACTGGCGCCGCGATGTCGAGACGGTCCACATTCTCCCCCATTGGAACTGGCCCGACCGGGTCGGCCAGCCGGTGCCGGTGTTCGTCTACACGAGCGGCGACTCCGCCGAGTTGTTCCTCAACGGCCGATCGCTCGGTCGGCGAACAAAGGGGGAAATCGCTCCCCGGCCGATGAGCCTGACCCAAGCGCAGACCGTCGCGATCAGCGCAAGCGCAGCAACCGAGCTGGCTGCGCTCGCCATCGACGATCGCGACGGCACGGCGTGGCGTACTGAGCGCGGAACCGCAACCGCTTGGCTGCAGCTAGACTTCGGCGTCGCGCAGCAGATCGGCTCGGTCCACTTGCGATTCCGCGGCGAAACGAAAAATTACGGCTACCGTCTGCAAGTCTCCGACGACGCCACGACCTGGGAGACCGTTAGCGCCAAGGCGCCAAGCGACGCCCCGATGTGGGGTGCGCCGCGCGAGGGGGTCCACCATCTTGCGGCGGCAGGGCGTTACCTGCGGGTCGACTTCACCGAGACGCGCAACGACGCTGCTCCAGAGATCGTCGACGTGCGCGTCTATCCCGCCCAGGTCGACAGCCCCTACTACGACGTCACGCGTCAGTATCGCTTGCGGTGGGACGACGTCCTCTACGAGCCGGGCGAACTGAAGGCTGTCGCGTACCGCGGCGAGGAGCAAATCGGCGTCGCAACGATGCGAACGCCCGGCCCGCCGGCGAGCCTTCGGCTTTCGCCCGATCGCGATCGGATCAAGGCCGACGGAGACGACCTGAGCTTCGTGCTCGTCGAGGCGTTGGACGAGCACGGCGTTACTTGCCCGCTGGCCGGCGACAAGGTCCGCGTCTCGCTGAGCGGCCCCGCCGAAGTCGTCGGCCTCGGCAACGGCGACCCGCTGTCGCTCGAGCCGTTTCAGGGGGATGCAATCTCGCTCTTCCACGGCAAGGCGATGGTCGTCGTCCGCTCGCGCGACGAAGGCCCAGGCGCGGCGGAACTGACGGCCGAGGCGACCGGCATGATGCCGGCGACATCGCGGATCACAGTCGGCGAGTGA
- a CDS encoding glycosyl hydrolase 53 family protein codes for MNRRRLFFPSSPRGGRRAKRFCRASAPVCAAASLLLGVAPAAAEFMTGADISALPVLESRGAVYRDAGRPGDLVPMFREHGVNWFRLRLFVNPNGQGVVTNDLAYTINLAQRVKASGAKLLLDFHYSDTWADPGRQTKPAAWTNLTGAALEQQVHDYTRDSMAAFVAAGAAPEMVQIGNEISNGLLWNDGYPWSGGSHNAGFDRLADLLKAGIAGAKAGAGPEQEPLIMLHHDRGDAWGTTSSYFNRLVARNVDFDMIGYSYYPRWHGTIAQVEQNVNNTAATYGKPVVIVEAGFPSRGAQFEPQEYEFPVTPAGQQAYLQSLVDLMQNVPGDLGRGVFWWYPEAVPVSGLSVYEGGRYGLFDAGGNLLPAIDVFRAVNPPLPGDFTFNGVVDGDDLAIWSSMYGLAGQGLDADADGNGRVDGADLLVWQRALTEFFQAPATTIPEPSALAVAASLALIAWRWRRSPSR; via the coding sequence GTGAACAGGCGAAGACTCTTCTTCCCCTCGTCGCCCCGCGGCGGACGACGGGCCAAGCGATTCTGTCGGGCAAGTGCGCCAGTCTGTGCGGCGGCAAGCTTGCTGCTCGGCGTCGCGCCGGCCGCGGCGGAGTTCATGACCGGCGCCGATATTTCGGCTCTTCCTGTACTTGAGAGTCGCGGCGCGGTCTACCGCGACGCGGGGCGCCCGGGCGACCTCGTGCCGATGTTCCGCGAGCACGGGGTCAACTGGTTCCGGCTGAGGCTGTTCGTCAACCCGAACGGCCAAGGGGTCGTCACGAACGACTTGGCCTACACGATCAACCTCGCCCAGCGAGTCAAAGCCTCCGGCGCCAAGCTGCTGCTCGACTTCCACTACTCCGACACGTGGGCTGATCCCGGGCGACAGACCAAGCCGGCCGCCTGGACGAATCTCACCGGCGCCGCGCTCGAGCAGCAGGTCCACGACTACACCCGCGACTCGATGGCCGCGTTCGTCGCCGCCGGCGCCGCTCCCGAAATGGTGCAGATTGGCAACGAAATCTCCAATGGGCTCTTGTGGAACGACGGCTACCCCTGGAGCGGCGGTTCGCACAACGCCGGGTTCGATCGGCTGGCCGACCTCCTCAAAGCGGGCATCGCCGGCGCAAAGGCCGGGGCCGGCCCGGAGCAGGAACCGCTGATCATGCTCCATCACGATCGGGGCGACGCATGGGGCACGACCTCGTCGTACTTCAACCGGCTCGTCGCACGAAACGTCGACTTCGACATGATCGGGTACAGCTACTATCCGCGCTGGCACGGGACGATCGCCCAGGTCGAGCAAAACGTCAACAACACCGCGGCGACGTATGGCAAACCCGTGGTGATCGTCGAGGCCGGGTTCCCGTCGCGGGGCGCCCAGTTCGAGCCGCAAGAGTACGAGTTCCCCGTCACCCCCGCCGGCCAGCAGGCCTATTTGCAGAGTCTGGTGGACCTCATGCAAAACGTCCCCGGCGACTTGGGCCGCGGGGTGTTTTGGTGGTATCCTGAGGCCGTTCCCGTCAGCGGACTGAGCGTTTACGAAGGGGGACGCTATGGGCTGTTCGACGCCGGCGGCAATCTGTTGCCGGCGATCGACGTGTTCCGAGCCGTGAATCCCCCGCTACCCGGCGACTTCACTTTCAACGGGGTCGTCGACGGCGACGATTTGGCGATCTGGTCCTCGATGTACGGCCTCGCTGGGCAAGGACTCGACGCCGACGCGGACGGAAACGGGCGCGTCGACGGGGCCGATCTCCTCGTCTGGCAACGAGCCCTGACCGAGTTTTTCCAAGCCCCTGCAACGACGATTCCCGAACCCAGCGCCTTGGCCGTCGCCGCATCGCTTGCGTTGATCGCCTGGCGTTGGCGCCGCTCCCCCTCACGGTGA
- a CDS encoding sigma-70 family RNA polymerase sigma factor, translating to MTDSHDENRTDPGDVARMRELAGAWVGAQAVISAYVSANVVDRHHVEDIVQEVAQVCAEKFHEFDRRRSFASWAMGIARHRILKYYRTRTRDRLVLNEPALEQLEAALERLEPAAEERRDALHNCMAKIQGRRRDVLQMRYGENCRVADVAVRFGMSASAVSVMLHRVRTELLDCIRRTLAQGRA from the coding sequence ATGACCGACTCGCACGATGAGAACCGAACAGACCCCGGCGACGTCGCTCGCATGCGCGAGCTGGCGGGCGCGTGGGTCGGCGCCCAGGCCGTGATCTCGGCCTATGTCAGCGCCAATGTCGTCGATCGGCACCACGTCGAGGACATCGTCCAGGAGGTCGCCCAGGTGTGCGCCGAGAAGTTCCACGAGTTCGATCGAAGACGATCGTTCGCGTCGTGGGCGATGGGCATCGCGCGACACCGCATCCTCAAGTACTACCGAACCCGCACGCGCGATCGGCTGGTGCTGAACGAACCCGCGCTCGAGCAGCTTGAAGCGGCGCTCGAACGCCTGGAACCGGCCGCCGAAGAGCGCCGCGACGCCCTGCATAACTGCATGGCCAAGATCCAGGGACGCCGCCGCGACGTGCTGCAGATGCGCTACGGCGAAAACTGCCGCGTGGCCGACGTCGCCGTCCGCTTTGGCATGTCGGCCTCGGCCGTATCGGTGATGCTCCACCGCGTCCGAACCGAACTGCTGGATTGCATTCGACGTACTTTGGCTCAAGGGAGAGCCTGA
- a CDS encoding DUF1559 domain-containing protein: protein MSVRNDRTALRRHGFTLVELLVVIAIIGVLVALLLPAIQAAREASRRTQCLNQIRQIAMAALNYESARRQFPPSVDKGSYSYLATTLPYYEGQAMYAAIDFTRRPSDATLPFETPFLRCPSQEAVEPTVVFNGTSETTEETSKRGHYYAVNGAKVEDRCPGTEPFQLTSCGPLAKMTRCEDAADARGGHATNGVMYPLSTTKHGEITDGTSNTFLVGECSWNFGGVAAPWYTGAGFWAGNFDNAERLQWLASRVGDGFWIYNSAQIRWGLQERSNVLNVTAKKACHSDLSFGSSHAAGCHFAMADGSARNVAASVDLVVLQYFACRNDGLTATMD, encoded by the coding sequence ATGTCTGTGAGGAACGATCGCACCGCGCTGCGCCGACATGGTTTCACCCTCGTGGAGCTTCTGGTAGTGATCGCCATCATCGGCGTGCTGGTGGCCTTGCTGTTGCCGGCGATCCAAGCGGCGCGCGAAGCGAGCCGACGTACCCAGTGTCTCAATCAAATCCGTCAAATTGCGATGGCGGCCTTGAACTACGAGTCGGCGCGGCGACAGTTCCCCCCCTCGGTCGACAAGGGGTCGTACAGCTATCTCGCGACGACCCTCCCTTACTACGAGGGGCAGGCGATGTACGCCGCGATCGACTTCACGCGGCGCCCCAGCGACGCGACGCTGCCGTTCGAGACCCCGTTCTTGCGGTGCCCTAGCCAGGAGGCGGTCGAGCCGACCGTCGTCTTCAACGGCACGAGCGAGACGACCGAGGAAACCTCCAAGCGGGGGCACTACTACGCCGTGAACGGAGCGAAGGTCGAGGACCGCTGCCCCGGCACGGAACCGTTTCAGCTCACCTCGTGCGGGCCGCTTGCGAAGATGACGAGGTGCGAAGACGCCGCCGACGCCCGCGGCGGACACGCCACCAACGGCGTGATGTACCCGCTCAGCACGACCAAGCACGGCGAGATCACCGACGGCACGAGCAACACGTTTCTGGTCGGCGAGTGCTCGTGGAATTTCGGCGGCGTCGCGGCCCCCTGGTACACGGGCGCCGGGTTCTGGGCCGGCAACTTCGACAACGCCGAGCGACTGCAATGGCTCGCCTCGCGAGTGGGGGACGGGTTCTGGATTTACAACTCCGCCCAGATTCGCTGGGGATTGCAGGAGCGATCGAACGTGCTGAACGTCACCGCCAAGAAGGCGTGTCACAGCGATCTCAGCTTCGGCAGTTCGCACGCCGCGGGGTGCCACTTCGCGATGGCCGACGGTTCGGCCCGCAACGTCGCCGCGTCAGTCGACCTCGTCGTGCTGCAGTACTTTGCCTGCCGCAACGACGGACTGACGGCGACCATGGATTGA
- a CDS encoding glycosyl hydrolase 53 family protein, translating to MPAPQSLLPLRASVQKQGVRQQRVARRTAKGRLVAGLVLALDFSRLAAAETASERLGYAVGADVSFLFSAEQTGRQFKDDGVVKPGLQILKDHGYDWVRLRLFHTPTRLPNDLEYTLAAAKQAKALGFRFLLDFHYSDTWADPAKQFIPIAWRELDHDGLVEAVRAYTCDVIAAFREAGAAPDMVQIGNEVIAGMLWPAGRLPQRWPEFAELTRAGVRGVRDGSGSDQPPLVMIHIDRGGDLPATKSFFDNCRRHGIEFDVIGQSYYPWWHGSLDDLRANLDFMAARYEKDIVIVEAAYNWRPAEYRDRPAPYPETPEGQRAFLAALDETVRATPHGRGKGVFWWEPAVAGGHIAGRGMFDDQGNALPAVKVFDRRVEASATSSVAE from the coding sequence ATGCCCGCGCCGCAATCGCTTCTGCCGTTACGAGCCTCGGTGCAGAAGCAAGGCGTGCGACAGCAGCGGGTCGCGCGCCGGACAGCCAAGGGGCGGCTCGTCGCGGGCCTGGTGCTGGCTCTCGATTTTTCTCGACTGGCCGCGGCCGAAACGGCCTCCGAGCGGCTTGGGTACGCCGTCGGCGCCGACGTGTCGTTCCTCTTCAGCGCCGAGCAGACGGGACGCCAGTTCAAGGACGACGGGGTCGTCAAGCCGGGATTGCAGATCCTGAAGGACCACGGCTACGACTGGGTTCGACTGCGGTTGTTCCACACGCCGACCCGGTTGCCAAACGATTTGGAGTACACGCTCGCCGCGGCCAAGCAGGCCAAGGCGCTGGGTTTTCGCTTCCTGCTCGACTTCCACTACTCCGACACGTGGGCCGATCCGGCGAAGCAGTTCATACCCATTGCGTGGCGCGAGTTGGACCATGACGGCTTGGTCGAGGCGGTTCGCGCCTACACTTGCGACGTGATCGCCGCCTTTCGTGAAGCGGGGGCAGCACCCGACATGGTGCAGATCGGCAACGAGGTGATCGCCGGAATGCTGTGGCCCGCTGGCCGGCTTCCGCAACGGTGGCCCGAGTTCGCCGAGTTGACAAGGGCCGGCGTGCGGGGAGTTCGCGACGGCAGCGGTTCCGACCAGCCGCCGCTGGTGATGATCCACATCGATCGCGGCGGCGATCTGCCGGCGACCAAGTCGTTTTTCGACAACTGCCGCCGACATGGGATCGAATTCGACGTCATCGGGCAGTCGTACTATCCGTGGTGGCACGGGTCGTTGGACGACCTGCGAGCGAACCTCGACTTCATGGCTGCTAGATACGAGAAAGATATCGTGATCGTCGAGGCCGCCTACAACTGGCGCCCTGCGGAGTACCGCGATCGGCCGGCGCCGTATCCGGAAACGCCCGAAGGGCAGCGGGCGTTTCTGGCGGCGCTGGACGAGACGGTTCGGGCGACCCCCCACGGCCGCGGCAAGGGGGTGTTCTGGTGGGAGCCGGCCGTGGCGGGAGGTCACATCGCCGGCCGCGGCATGTTCGACGACCAGGGGAATGCGCTGCCGGCGGTCAAAGTATTTGATCGCCGAGTCGAAGCTTCGGCGACCTCCTCCGTCGCGGAATGA
- a CDS encoding glycoside hydrolase family 28 protein, translating to MVAILSAAFVLGVRSLKAGTVAAGLVWAMLAGSVSPATADDPGEAWAKLDAVLASIAEPEIPQRDFAIAEHGAQPTTSPAQDDVTGPDSRDAIQAAIEACHAAGGGRVVVPAGRWFVKGPLRLRSKVDLHLQKDAVLLFSNDPNDFLPVVLTRFEGVEVRNFSPPIYAYDEHDVALTGEGAIDGRASDKNWWKWKGSGNDDVARLNAMSDAGKPPEERVFGADGKLRVNFVQPYRCRNVLIEGITILRSPMWVMNPVLCENVTVRNVTVVSHGPNNDGCNPESCRNVLIEGCLFDTGDDCIAIKSGRNADGRRINVPSENICVRNCRMKDGHGGVTLGSEMSGGIRNVWVENCEMDSPQLDRAIRLKSNLARGGYLQNMYVRNVRVGQVADAVVHIDLRYFRETGNHPPVVSNIHIENVTAEKSKRPLYLMGTPESPITGVTIANCRFAGAAKPSILEDVVSLHLLNYSQPE from the coding sequence GTGGTTGCCATCCTGTCCGCTGCATTTGTCTTAGGCGTTCGTTCCCTAAAAGCCGGAACCGTCGCCGCCGGTTTGGTCTGGGCGATGCTCGCGGGGTCGGTTTCGCCGGCAACGGCCGACGACCCCGGCGAGGCCTGGGCCAAGTTGGACGCGGTGTTGGCGTCGATCGCCGAGCCCGAGATTCCCCAACGCGATTTCGCGATCGCCGAGCACGGCGCCCAACCGACGACGAGCCCTGCCCAGGACGATGTCACCGGCCCCGACAGCCGTGACGCGATTCAAGCCGCTATCGAAGCCTGCCATGCCGCAGGGGGAGGCCGCGTGGTCGTCCCCGCAGGCCGGTGGTTCGTCAAAGGTCCGTTGCGACTGCGGAGCAAGGTCGACCTCCACTTGCAGAAGGACGCGGTGCTGCTGTTCAGCAACGATCCGAACGACTTTCTGCCGGTCGTGCTCACCCGCTTCGAGGGGGTCGAGGTCCGCAACTTCTCGCCGCCGATCTACGCCTACGACGAGCACGACGTCGCCCTGACCGGGGAGGGCGCCATCGACGGCCGAGCTTCCGACAAGAACTGGTGGAAGTGGAAAGGTTCCGGCAACGACGACGTGGCGCGACTCAACGCCATGTCCGACGCCGGCAAGCCGCCGGAGGAGCGCGTCTTCGGCGCCGACGGGAAACTGCGCGTCAACTTCGTTCAGCCCTATCGCTGCCGCAACGTACTGATCGAAGGGATCACGATCCTCCGCTCGCCGATGTGGGTGATGAATCCCGTGCTGTGCGAGAACGTGACCGTGCGCAACGTCACGGTCGTCAGTCACGGCCCGAACAACGACGGGTGCAATCCTGAGTCGTGTCGGAACGTGCTCATCGAAGGATGCCTGTTCGACACGGGGGACGACTGCATCGCGATCAAGAGCGGCCGCAACGCCGACGGCCGACGGATCAACGTCCCCAGCGAGAACATCTGCGTCCGCAACTGTCGCATGAAGGACGGCCACGGCGGGGTCACGCTGGGGAGCGAAATGAGCGGCGGCATCCGCAACGTGTGGGTCGAGAACTGCGAGATGGACAGCCCTCAATTGGACCGCGCGATCCGGCTCAAGTCGAACTTGGCTCGGGGCGGGTACCTGCAGAACATGTACGTCCGCAACGTGCGGGTGGGGCAAGTCGCCGACGCGGTCGTGCATATCGATCTGCGCTACTTCCGCGAGACCGGCAATCATCCCCCGGTCGTCAGCAACATCCACATCGAGAACGTCACGGCGGAAAAATCGAAGCGCCCCCTGTATCTTATGGGGACGCCGGAAAGCCCGATCACGGGGGTGACGATCGCCAACTGCCGCTTCGCCGGGGCGGCGAAGCCGAGCATCCTCGAAGACGTCGTTTCGTTGCACCTGCTCAACTACTCCCAACCGGAGTGA